A genomic region of Solanum dulcamara chromosome 2, daSolDulc1.2, whole genome shotgun sequence contains the following coding sequences:
- the LOC129880548 gene encoding AP-4 complex subunit sigma, with the protein MGIRFILMVNKQGQTRLAQYYEYLTLEERRALEGEIVRKCLARNEKQCSFVEHRTYKIVYRRYASLFFLVGVDNEENELAILEFIHLLVETMDRHFGNVCELDIMFHLEKAHFMLEEMVMNGCIVETSKANILTPIQLMDKAS; encoded by the exons ATGGGGATCAGATTCATACTTATGGTGAATAAGCAAGGACAAACTCGTCTCGCCCAGTATTACGAATACCTAACTCTTGAAGAAAGACGTGCTCTTGAGGGTGAAATTGTACGCAAATGTCTAGCCCGCAACGAAAAACAG TGTTCATTTGTGGAGCATCGTACCTACAAAATTGTGTATAGGCGATATGCATCACTCTTTTTCCTAGTTGGAGTTGATAATGAAGAA AATGAACTAGCTATTTTGGAATTCATCCACCTCTTAGTTGAAACTATGGATCGTCATTTTGGCAATGTG TGCGAGCTAGATATCATGTTTCATCTTGAGAAAGCACACTTCATGCTGGAGGAGATGGTAATGAATGGGTGTATTGTTGAGACAAGCAAGGCGAATATTCTGACTCCAATTCAACTAATGGATAAAGCATCATAA